A window of the Kosakonia radicincitans DSM 16656 genome harbors these coding sequences:
- the ribH gene encoding 6,7-dimethyl-8-ribityllumazine synthase — protein sequence MNIIEANVAAPDARVAITIARFNNFINDSLLEGAIDALKRIGQTKDENITVVWVPGAYELPLAAGALAKTGKYDAVIALGTVIRGGTAHFEYVAGGASNGLAHVAQDSEIPVAFGVLTTESIEQAIERAGTKAGNKGAEAALTALEMINVLKAIKA from the coding sequence ATGAACATTATTGAAGCCAACGTTGCTGCTCCGGACGCTCGCGTCGCCATCACCATTGCGCGTTTCAACAACTTTATCAACGACAGCCTGCTCGAAGGCGCGATTGATGCGCTGAAACGCATCGGTCAGACGAAAGATGAAAATATCACTGTCGTGTGGGTACCAGGTGCTTACGAACTGCCGCTGGCGGCTGGCGCACTGGCGAAAACCGGCAAATACGACGCGGTGATCGCGCTCGGCACGGTGATTCGTGGCGGTACTGCGCACTTCGAATATGTTGCTGGCGGTGCAAGCAATGGCCTGGCACATGTTGCCCAGGACAGCGAAATCCCGGTCGCTTTCGGCGTGCTGACTACTGAAAGTATCGAGCAAGCTATCGAACGCGCTGGCACTAAAGCCGGTAATAAAGGTGCGGAAGCCGCACTGACCGCGCTTGAAATGATTAATGTATTGAAAGCCATCAAGGCCTGA
- a CDS encoding type II secretion system protein: MRNGEKGFTLIELLVVMAIIATLMTLVAPRFFGQTEYAKVVVLKHNRNALRSAIAAYRHDRLLGPEELEDLVNNGYLFEIPMDPVANTRDNWDVKRDDDGQITDVTSPSLEEKSPSDDEE, from the coding sequence ATGCGCAATGGTGAAAAAGGTTTTACGCTCATCGAGTTACTGGTTGTTATGGCGATCATCGCCACCTTAATGACGCTGGTGGCACCGCGTTTTTTCGGCCAGACCGAATACGCGAAAGTCGTGGTGCTAAAACACAACCGTAATGCGCTGCGCTCGGCAATTGCGGCGTATCGTCACGATCGCCTGCTCGGCCCGGAAGAGCTGGAAGATCTGGTGAACAATGGTTATCTGTTTGAAATTCCGATGGATCCTGTTGCCAATACCCGCGATAACTGGGACGTAAAACGCGATGATGACGGCCAGATAACGGATGTCACCTCTCCCTCTCTGGAAGAAAAGAGCCCGTCAGATGATGAGGAGTAG
- a CDS encoding nucleoside-specific channel-forming protein Tsx, whose amino-acid sequence MKKTILAAGAALALSASFTANAADNAKPEYVSDWWHQSVNVVGSYHTRFGPQIRNDTYLEYEAFAKKDWFDFYGYADAPVFFGGNTDAKGIWNHGSPLFMEIEPRFSIDKLTGADLSFGPFKEWYFANNYIYDMGRNASGRQSTWYMGLGTDIDTGLPMSLSLNVYAKYQWQNYGAANQNEWDGYRFKVKYFVPITTLWGGQLSYIGFTNFDWGSDLGDESGNANNGIRTRTNDSIASSHILSLGYDHWHYSVVARYWHHGGQWNDDASLNFGNGDFSVHSTGWGGYLVVGYNF is encoded by the coding sequence ATGAAAAAAACAATCCTCGCAGCCGGTGCTGCTCTGGCGCTTTCTGCGTCTTTTACTGCAAACGCAGCGGATAACGCTAAACCTGAATACGTTTCCGACTGGTGGCACCAGAGCGTCAACGTGGTGGGCAGCTATCACACCCGTTTCGGACCGCAGATCCGCAACGATACCTACCTTGAGTACGAAGCGTTCGCCAAAAAAGACTGGTTTGACTTCTACGGTTATGCGGATGCGCCGGTATTCTTCGGTGGTAATACGGATGCGAAAGGTATCTGGAACCACGGTTCTCCACTGTTTATGGAAATCGAACCGCGTTTCTCCATCGATAAGCTGACGGGTGCCGATCTGAGCTTCGGTCCGTTCAAAGAGTGGTACTTCGCGAACAACTACATCTACGACATGGGCCGCAATGCCTCTGGTCGTCAGAGCACCTGGTATATGGGTCTTGGTACCGACATCGACACCGGCCTGCCGATGAGCCTCTCCCTGAACGTGTATGCGAAATACCAGTGGCAGAACTACGGCGCCGCTAACCAGAACGAATGGGACGGCTACCGTTTCAAAGTGAAATACTTTGTACCGATCACCACCCTGTGGGGCGGCCAGTTAAGCTACATCGGCTTTACCAACTTCGACTGGGGCTCCGATCTGGGTGATGAGAGCGGTAACGCGAACAACGGCATCAGAACCCGTACTAATGATTCCATCGCGTCCAGCCACATCCTCTCTCTGGGTTACGATCACTGGCACTACTCTGTTGTTGCCCGTTACTGGCACCACGGCGGCCAGTGGAACGACGACGCCAGCCTGAACTTCGGCAACGGCGACTTCAGCGTACATTCGACCGGCTGGGGTGGTTACCTGGTTGTGGGTTACAATTTCTAA
- the ribD gene encoding bifunctional diaminohydroxyphosphoribosylaminopyrimidine deaminase/5-amino-6-(5-phosphoribosylamino)uracil reductase RibD, whose amino-acid sequence MQDEMYMARALKLAQRGRFTTHPNPRVGCVIVNNGEIVGEGFHYRAGEPHAEVHALRMAGERARGATAYVTLEPCSHHGRTPPCCEALIAAGVARVVAAMQDPNPQVAGRGLYRLQQEGIDVSHGLMMSEAEALNKGFLKRMRTGFPYVQLKLGASLDGRTAMASGESQWITSAQARRDVQRLRAQSHAILTSSATVLADDPSLTVRWEELDADSQALYPQENVRQPVRIVIDSQNRVTPAHKLIGLPGETWFARTKADERSWPAGVREIIVPEHHGHVDLVMLMMLLGKQQINSIWVEAGATLAGALLQAGLVDELVVYLAPKLLGTDARGLCVLPGLSALADAPHFKFNEIRQVGPDVCLHLTHA is encoded by the coding sequence ATGCAGGACGAAATGTACATGGCGCGGGCGCTGAAACTGGCGCAACGCGGGCGTTTTACCACCCATCCGAACCCACGCGTCGGCTGTGTGATCGTCAACAATGGCGAGATCGTTGGCGAAGGTTTTCACTATCGCGCTGGCGAGCCGCATGCCGAAGTGCATGCGCTGCGTATGGCGGGTGAGCGCGCGCGCGGCGCAACGGCGTATGTGACGCTGGAGCCGTGCAGCCATCACGGGCGTACGCCGCCTTGCTGTGAAGCGCTGATTGCGGCTGGCGTCGCACGCGTTGTCGCGGCGATGCAGGATCCCAATCCGCAGGTGGCCGGACGTGGCCTTTATCGTTTGCAGCAGGAAGGCATTGATGTCAGCCACGGGCTGATGATGAGTGAAGCCGAAGCGCTGAACAAAGGTTTCCTCAAACGGATGCGTACCGGGTTTCCGTATGTGCAGCTTAAGCTCGGCGCATCGCTGGACGGCCGAACGGCGATGGCCAGCGGCGAAAGCCAGTGGATCACCTCCGCGCAGGCGCGCCGGGACGTGCAGCGTCTGCGGGCGCAAAGCCATGCTATTCTCACCAGCAGCGCTACCGTGCTGGCGGACGATCCCTCTCTGACGGTGCGCTGGGAAGAGCTGGATGCCGACAGCCAGGCGCTCTATCCGCAAGAAAATGTGCGCCAGCCGGTGCGCATTGTGATCGACAGCCAGAATCGGGTTACTCCAGCGCACAAACTGATCGGACTGCCGGGTGAAACCTGGTTTGCCCGCACGAAAGCGGATGAGCGCAGTTGGCCTGCGGGCGTGCGCGAGATTATCGTGCCGGAACATCACGGCCATGTCGATTTGGTGATGCTGATGATGTTGCTGGGAAAACAGCAAATTAACAGTATTTGGGTGGAAGCGGGCGCAACGCTTGCCGGTGCGTTGTTGCAGGCCGGGCTGGTGGATGAGCTGGTGGTTTATCTTGCGCCGAAGCTGTTAGGCACGGATGCGCGCGGCCTGTGCGTATTGCCGGGGCTGTCGGCGCTTGCCGATGCACCGCATTTTAAATTCAATGAGATACGGCAGGTTGGCCCGGATGTCTGCCTGCATCTTACCCACGCGTGA
- a CDS encoding type II secretion system protein yields the protein MKFQRGFTLIEMMISLALLATLASAAIPIYQRQEQQRNEEELRVALRDIRSAIDRYGQLVEEGIIEKDADMTNWPAWLDLLVDGVVNKKSPNKEKIYLLRRIPRDPFCDCDGRKNTETWRVRASTQAPGETTGGKDVWDVSSTSSQPGLNGIPYAQW from the coding sequence GTGAAGTTTCAGCGTGGCTTTACGCTGATCGAGATGATGATCTCTCTGGCGCTGCTGGCGACGCTTGCCAGTGCCGCCATTCCCATCTATCAGCGACAGGAGCAGCAGCGTAATGAAGAGGAGTTGCGCGTCGCGCTGCGTGACATTCGCAGCGCAATCGATCGTTACGGGCAGTTGGTTGAGGAGGGGATCATTGAGAAAGATGCCGATATGACCAACTGGCCTGCTTGGCTCGATCTGTTGGTTGATGGCGTGGTGAATAAAAAGTCCCCGAACAAAGAAAAAATCTATCTGTTGCGCCGGATCCCGCGCGATCCCTTTTGTGACTGCGACGGCAGGAAGAACACCGAAACCTGGCGGGTGCGCGCATCCACCCAGGCGCCGGGAGAGACGACAGGTGGTAAGGATGTCTGGGATGTCAGTTCCACCAGCAGCCAGCCAGGATTGAATGGAATACCCTATGCGCAATGGTGA
- a CDS encoding type II secretion system protein, with the protein MMRSSQRQGGFTYLWVLLMLTMLSLALLKESSYRQAVYRQQQEEELFFRGVQIRNAIQQYQKAGNGCLPLSFDDLLRDPRGKKVVYHLRRWFTDPLTGSRQWGMSYDKQGRWVGVFSKGKGRPLRTAAFPKALVNFKKADTYPKWIFKVDDVANAPLPSACRSADGTTHGITVKQDDR; encoded by the coding sequence ATGATGAGGAGTAGCCAGCGGCAGGGGGGATTCACCTATCTGTGGGTGTTACTGATGCTGACAATGCTCTCGCTGGCACTGCTGAAAGAGAGCAGTTACCGGCAGGCGGTTTATCGGCAGCAGCAGGAAGAGGAGCTATTTTTCCGCGGCGTGCAGATCCGTAATGCCATTCAGCAGTATCAGAAAGCGGGGAATGGCTGTCTCCCGCTGAGTTTTGACGATCTGCTGCGCGATCCTCGCGGTAAAAAAGTGGTTTATCACCTGCGCCGCTGGTTTACCGATCCGTTGACCGGCTCGCGGCAGTGGGGGATGAGCTACGACAAGCAAGGCCGCTGGGTGGGCGTCTTCAGTAAAGGGAAAGGGCGGCCGCTTCGCACGGCGGCATTTCCGAAAGCGCTGGTGAATTTTAAAAAAGCAGACACCTATCCGAAGTGGATTTTTAAAGTGGATGATGTGGCAAACGCGCCGCTCCCGTCTGCTTGTCGCTCTGCCGACGGCACAACGCATGGCATAACGGTGAAGCAAGATGATCGGTAA
- a CDS encoding GspE/PulE family protein, translated as MNVMPNEISTVIDRLLALSEPQRGETLQQVLLEQPDALTWMAAELGLKALTAEELHAAEIHFEHVSLNDVVGWKVLPVRWQQQEWLLLSDPFSLDLRQWAQRLPVTLAIAPPLWLQEQLQALAGQQRTMDQLEQQVNEGAEDEMILEITPAIIANEANPIIKLLNATLYDAMQSRASDIHLSAVPDGLAVKYRVDGVIHAIRHCQGIHYSEQVISRLKVLSNMDISERRVPQDGRFKAIIHQRPVDFRVSIVPGIHGEDAVLRVLDKSHSSTLSLEILGFDDHTLREIRQLTNRPHGMVLVTGPTGSGKSTTLYAALSELNNGESKIITIEDPVEYQLNDVLQIPVNDKKGLTFARGLRAILRHDPDTILVGEIRDSETAGIAVQAALTGHLVLSTVHANDVFSVLERFLYMNVETESLLTALQGVLAQRLVRSVCPDCQEEVAPTEQDLAQWQQSDLNHLQPLWRKGRGCSSCRQSGYRGRLALAEILPFNDVMKEALQSRMPVRQLREIALAQGFVPLHNVAIRAVLEGKTTFQEINRVITAPA; from the coding sequence ATGAATGTAATGCCGAATGAGATTTCTACCGTAATCGATCGTCTGCTGGCGCTCAGCGAACCCCAGCGCGGAGAGACGTTGCAGCAGGTTCTGCTGGAACAGCCGGATGCTTTAACATGGATGGCGGCGGAACTGGGGCTGAAAGCGCTGACAGCAGAAGAGCTGCATGCGGCAGAGATCCATTTTGAACATGTCTCGCTCAACGACGTAGTGGGATGGAAGGTGCTACCGGTGCGCTGGCAGCAGCAGGAGTGGCTGTTGCTGAGCGATCCCTTTTCACTGGATCTTCGCCAGTGGGCGCAGCGTTTGCCGGTCACGCTGGCTATTGCGCCTCCGCTCTGGCTTCAGGAGCAGTTGCAGGCGCTGGCCGGTCAGCAGCGCACCATGGATCAGCTTGAACAGCAGGTCAATGAAGGTGCGGAAGATGAGATGATCCTTGAGATCACGCCCGCCATTATCGCCAACGAAGCGAATCCTATTATCAAGCTACTCAACGCCACGTTGTACGATGCGATGCAGAGCCGCGCCAGCGATATTCACCTTTCGGCCGTTCCCGATGGCCTTGCGGTGAAATACCGCGTCGATGGGGTGATTCACGCTATCCGCCATTGCCAGGGAATTCACTATTCCGAACAGGTGATTTCACGTCTGAAAGTGCTCAGTAATATGGATATCTCTGAACGGCGGGTTCCGCAGGATGGGCGTTTTAAAGCGATTATTCACCAGCGCCCCGTTGATTTTCGCGTGTCTATTGTGCCCGGCATTCATGGTGAAGATGCGGTTCTGCGTGTACTGGATAAGTCGCACAGCAGTACGCTTAGCCTGGAAATTCTCGGCTTTGACGATCATACCCTGCGGGAAATCCGCCAATTGACCAACCGGCCGCATGGCATGGTGCTGGTGACAGGCCCGACGGGAAGCGGCAAATCCACCACGCTGTATGCGGCGCTGAGCGAACTGAATAACGGTGAGAGCAAAATCATCACCATTGAGGATCCGGTTGAGTACCAGCTCAATGACGTTCTGCAGATCCCGGTGAATGACAAAAAAGGGCTGACTTTTGCCCGTGGCCTGCGCGCCATTCTGCGTCACGATCCGGACACCATTCTGGTCGGGGAAATTCGTGACAGCGAAACCGCAGGTATTGCCGTACAGGCGGCGTTGACCGGGCATCTGGTGTTATCCACGGTGCATGCCAACGATGTGTTTAGTGTGCTTGAACGTTTTCTCTATATGAATGTGGAAACAGAAAGCTTACTGACCGCCTTGCAGGGTGTACTTGCCCAGCGGCTGGTGCGTAGCGTGTGCCCGGATTGTCAGGAGGAGGTTGCGCCGACTGAACAGGATCTGGCGCAGTGGCAGCAGAGCGATCTCAACCATCTGCAACCGTTGTGGCGCAAGGGGCGCGGCTGTTCGTCCTGTCGGCAGAGCGGTTATCGCGGACGGCTGGCGCTGGCGGAGATACTGCCTTTTAACGATGTGATGAAAGAAGCATTGCAGTCGCGGATGCCGGTACGGCAACTGCGAGAAATTGCATTAGCGCAAGGGTTCGTCCCTCTGCATAACGTAGCCATTCGCGCCGTTCTTGAAGGGAAAACCACATTTCAGGAGATTAACCGTGTTATCACTGCGCCCGCGTAA
- the nrdR gene encoding transcriptional regulator NrdR, translating into MHCPFCFAVDTKVIDSRLVGEGSSVRRRRQCLVCNERFTTFEVAELVMPRVVKSNEVREPFNEDKLRSGMLKALEKRPVSADDVEMALNHIKSQLRATGEREVPSKMIGNLVMEQLKKLDKVAYVRFASVYRSFEDIREFGEEIARLQD; encoded by the coding sequence ATGCATTGCCCATTCTGTTTCGCCGTGGATACCAAAGTAATCGATTCTCGTCTGGTGGGAGAAGGCTCCTCTGTCCGCCGCCGCCGGCAGTGTCTGGTTTGTAATGAGCGTTTTACCACTTTTGAAGTGGCTGAGCTGGTAATGCCGCGCGTGGTGAAAAGCAATGAAGTGCGTGAACCCTTCAATGAAGACAAATTACGTAGCGGTATGCTGAAAGCGCTGGAGAAACGTCCGGTAAGCGCCGACGACGTGGAAATGGCGCTCAACCACATTAAATCGCAACTTCGCGCAACAGGCGAACGCGAAGTTCCCAGTAAAATGATCGGCAATCTGGTAATGGAGCAGTTGAAAAAGCTCGATAAAGTGGCTTACGTCCGCTTTGCCTCCGTTTACCGCAGTTTTGAAGATATTCGCGAATTTGGCGAAGAGATCGCACGCCTACAGGACTGA
- a CDS encoding DUF3251 domain-containing protein yields the protein MTRRYLRTLLLGSLFALSACAQQSEVRQLHQSVSTLNSEMSKLNKETVKITQQNALNAKSGSGVYLLPGANTPARLNSQIGMLRMSLQNVAPNAAGTRVLLRIQGESNDPLPAFSGTVEWGQIQGTTQNYQEVNVQNQLINAPASTLAPSDVDIPLQLNGITPEQLGFVRIHDIQPASAQ from the coding sequence ATGACAAGACGTTACCTAAGAACACTCTTACTGGGAAGCCTTTTTGCCCTCAGTGCCTGCGCCCAGCAAAGCGAAGTCCGTCAGTTGCATCAAAGCGTCAGCACGCTGAATAGCGAGATGAGCAAACTGAACAAAGAAACGGTGAAAATCACCCAGCAGAACGCGCTGAATGCGAAATCCGGCAGTGGTGTCTATCTGCTGCCCGGCGCAAACACGCCAGCTCGTCTGAACAGCCAGATTGGTATGTTGCGTATGTCTTTGCAAAACGTCGCGCCAAATGCCGCCGGAACCCGCGTTCTGCTGCGCATTCAGGGCGAATCGAACGATCCGTTACCGGCGTTTAGCGGTACGGTTGAGTGGGGACAGATTCAGGGCACCACGCAGAATTACCAGGAAGTTAACGTACAGAATCAGCTCATCAACGCACCGGCCAGCACGCTTGCGCCAAGCGACGTCGATATTCCGTTGCAGTTAAACGGCATTACGCCAGAGCAATTAGGTTTCGTCCGTATCCACGATATTCAGCCCGCCAGCGCGCAGTAA
- a CDS encoding prepilin peptidase, giving the protein MIGNTLLFALLGAILGSFANVVIYRLPRMMLGEAINLSWPPSFCPHCRQRIRMRYNIPLLGWLWLKGRSQCCRQPISWRYPGVEFTMALLFALLIGWQGVNAASLLDLSLLFLLVVMLFIDYDYLLLPDKLTLPFLGLAMLSAWSKQPDSAAMSGIVAGAAVGFLIPWALNRLFLWRCGQAGIGVGDMKLFAGIGAWQGCEALFHIMLIASLLGLVYGYFIIKANRSEAFPFGPAIIIAAVAWLFRAMLAA; this is encoded by the coding sequence ATGATCGGTAATACGCTGCTCTTTGCGTTATTAGGTGCGATCCTCGGCAGCTTTGCCAACGTCGTCATTTATCGCTTGCCGCGCATGATGCTGGGGGAGGCGATCAATCTGAGCTGGCCGCCTTCGTTTTGCCCGCATTGCCGGCAGCGTATCAGGATGCGTTACAACATTCCTCTGCTTGGCTGGCTCTGGTTGAAGGGGCGCAGCCAGTGCTGTCGTCAACCCATTAGCTGGCGCTATCCTGGCGTTGAATTCACCATGGCGCTGCTGTTTGCACTGCTGATCGGCTGGCAGGGCGTCAATGCGGCCAGCTTGCTCGATTTGTCGCTGCTGTTCTTGTTGGTCGTCATGTTGTTTATTGATTATGACTACCTGTTGCTGCCCGATAAATTGACGTTGCCCTTTCTGGGGCTGGCGATGTTATCGGCATGGTCGAAACAGCCTGACAGTGCAGCAATGAGCGGTATTGTTGCGGGTGCTGCGGTGGGCTTTCTCATTCCCTGGGCGCTGAATCGCCTGTTTCTGTGGCGCTGCGGACAAGCCGGGATCGGCGTTGGCGATATGAAGCTGTTTGCCGGTATCGGTGCCTGGCAGGGCTGCGAAGCGCTATTTCACATCATGCTTATCGCGTCGCTTTTAGGTCTGGTATATGGCTATTTCATTATTAAAGCCAACCGTTCGGAAGCTTTTCCCTTCGGCCCGGCGATCATTATTGCAGCCGTTGCCTGGCTGTTCCGGGCAATGCTGGCTGCGTGA
- the nusB gene encoding transcription antitermination factor NusB has product MKPAARRRARECAVQALYSWQLSQNDIADVEYQFLAEQDVKDVDVLYFRELLTGVATNSAYLDGLMQPYLSRQLEELGQVEKAVLRIALFELSKRDDVPYKVAINEAIELAKTFGAEDSHKFVNGVLDKAAPAIRPHKK; this is encoded by the coding sequence GTGAAACCTGCTGCTCGTCGCCGCGCCCGTGAGTGTGCCGTCCAGGCGCTCTACTCCTGGCAGTTGTCCCAGAACGACATCGCTGATGTTGAATACCAGTTCCTGGCGGAACAGGACGTAAAAGATGTCGACGTTCTGTACTTCCGTGAGCTGTTGACCGGGGTGGCGACTAATAGCGCATATCTCGATGGCTTAATGCAGCCGTACCTGTCCCGTCAGTTGGAAGAGCTGGGTCAGGTTGAGAAAGCGGTATTGCGTATCGCACTGTTCGAACTGTCTAAACGTGATGATGTGCCCTATAAAGTGGCGATCAACGAAGCTATCGAACTGGCAAAAACCTTTGGCGCTGAAGACAGCCACAAGTTTGTTAACGGCGTGCTGGATAAAGCCGCCCCTGCGATCCGCCCCCACAAAAAATGA
- a CDS encoding secretin N-terminal domain-containing protein, whose product MKKNILSVACSLILLTGCASDRLPEPEKVNIGNIDTLVSEIQQIDNSIKTKPGDIELRTERQSMVTQLVNYYLLAANQAVARNDYLSATKFWRSALSYQPGNFSAQQGLKKIEGSRALDKLYQQAIVQYKTEPELALQKIQQVLEEDPNWPQAAEMRDHLMREIALQNQPETKMNRELRKPVSFNFQKHKLMDIFSSISKITGINIIYDKDVPETATASLIANDTTAENALNLLLLSNQLRKKILNSNTLLIYPATAQKEKTYRDTLVKTVFLGYAKAKDLNVALRNLIKIRDVHVDERTNSITFRGPRESVEKAEQLLMTLDRPEAEVTLGVEVLEINAKDEEILGINFPGQVGVGFNASEESTNIPLNGFNQGNMFINLGASQGISANLQKVRSHARVLANPRIRVKNNKKAVIDIGERIPVLTSSISESFSQEQVEYQDVGLKLEVTPDISVDSTISMDVKFNLSTIGGAEHSKDGVAYYRTNNREATTVLSSQNGETQVLAGLIKESDSDELTGLPGLSDLPLLGKLFGSNDNSTERTEVVLLITPTIERNIDLPGTHINTIEMGSEESQGESGYLPSAQQANDKKETFTPPPLMPPADFPPAGKLPAPTLAKSEGDAR is encoded by the coding sequence ATGAAAAAAAATATCCTCAGCGTTGCCTGCTCGTTAATTCTGTTAACAGGCTGCGCAAGCGACAGGCTTCCAGAGCCTGAAAAAGTGAATATTGGAAATATTGACACCCTGGTCAGTGAAATACAGCAGATTGATAACTCGATTAAGACCAAACCGGGTGATATTGAACTGCGTACTGAACGTCAGTCAATGGTTACACAATTGGTTAATTATTATCTGTTAGCCGCTAACCAGGCTGTTGCGCGGAATGATTACCTCTCTGCGACGAAATTCTGGCGTTCAGCATTGTCATACCAGCCAGGAAATTTTAGTGCGCAACAGGGGCTAAAAAAGATCGAAGGCTCTCGTGCTCTCGATAAATTATATCAACAGGCTATTGTTCAGTATAAGACCGAGCCGGAACTGGCGCTGCAAAAAATTCAGCAGGTTCTTGAGGAAGATCCTAACTGGCCGCAGGCTGCTGAAATGCGCGATCATCTGATGCGTGAAATTGCATTGCAGAATCAACCAGAAACAAAAATGAATCGTGAGCTGCGTAAGCCGGTGAGTTTTAATTTCCAGAAACATAAGTTGATGGATATTTTCTCTTCGATTAGCAAGATCACCGGTATTAATATTATTTACGATAAAGACGTTCCGGAAACAGCCACTGCCAGCCTGATTGCTAACGATACAACGGCAGAAAACGCCCTGAATTTGCTGCTGCTCTCTAATCAGTTACGTAAAAAGATACTCAACAGCAATACCTTGCTGATTTATCCCGCGACGGCGCAAAAAGAGAAAACCTATCGCGACACCTTAGTGAAAACGGTGTTCCTGGGCTATGCCAAAGCGAAGGATCTCAATGTTGCGCTGCGTAACCTGATTAAGATCCGTGATGTTCATGTTGATGAGCGGACCAACTCGATCACGTTTCGTGGGCCGCGCGAAAGCGTAGAGAAGGCTGAACAATTGCTGATGACCCTCGATCGCCCGGAAGCGGAAGTAACGCTCGGTGTGGAAGTGTTGGAGATTAACGCCAAAGACGAAGAGATTCTTGGCATCAACTTCCCAGGACAGGTGGGCGTTGGCTTTAACGCCAGCGAAGAGAGCACCAATATTCCGCTGAATGGGTTTAACCAGGGCAATATGTTTATCAATCTTGGCGCCAGCCAGGGGATTTCCGCCAATCTGCAAAAAGTGCGTTCTCATGCGCGGGTTCTCGCCAATCCGCGAATCCGTGTGAAGAACAATAAAAAAGCGGTGATCGATATTGGCGAGCGTATTCCGGTACTGACAAGCAGTATTTCAGAGAGTTTTTCTCAGGAGCAGGTTGAGTATCAGGATGTCGGGCTGAAACTCGAAGTGACACCGGATATCAGCGTTGATAGCACCATCTCCATGGATGTGAAATTCAATCTCAGCACTATTGGCGGCGCTGAGCATTCGAAAGACGGCGTGGCTTATTACCGCACCAACAACCGTGAAGCCACGACCGTGTTGAGCAGCCAGAATGGCGAAACACAAGTGCTGGCTGGTCTGATCAAAGAGAGCGACAGCGATGAGCTGACCGGTTTGCCCGGATTATCCGATCTTCCGCTGCTGGGTAAACTTTTTGGCAGCAACGATAACAGCACAGAGCGTACGGAAGTGGTGTTGCTGATTACGCCAACCATTGAACGTAACATCGATCTGCCGGGAACCCATATCAATACCATTGAGATGGGCAGCGAAGAGTCGCAGGGAGAGAGCGGTTATCTGCCTTCCGCCCAACAAGCGAATGATAAAAAAGAGACCTTTACCCCACCGCCACTGATGCCGCCAGCGGACTTCCCGCCAGCCGGTAAACTGCCTGCGCCGACGCTGGCGAAAAGCGAGGGGGATGCGCGGTGA